Proteins found in one Mangifera indica cultivar Alphonso chromosome 15, CATAS_Mindica_2.1, whole genome shotgun sequence genomic segment:
- the LOC123198167 gene encoding uncharacterized protein YwbO-like isoform X1 yields MSSSPKALSLSARSLLVLPDRRYRRIMAQSVNSSNEKKIIKIDISSDSVCPWCFVGKRNLDKAIATSKDQYDFEIKWHPFFLNPNASTEGVDKKSYYENKFGARAQGIIARMTEIFRDLGLEYNMSGLTGSTLDSHRLIYFAGQQDLDKQHKLLEELFLGYFTQGKYIGDREFLVESAKKVGVEGAAEFLEDPNNGLKEVKEDLEKYSSQITGVPHYVINGKYQLSGGQPPEVFLRAFQAAAN; encoded by the exons ATGAGTTCTAGTCCTAAAGCTCTCTCTCTAAGCGCAAGGTCTCTACTTGTACTTCCag ACCGCAGATACAGAAGAATTATGGCTCAGTCAGTTAATAGCAGCAATGAGAAGAAGATTATCAAAATCGATATAAGTTCAGACTCTGTATGCCCATGGTGCTTTGTAGGAAAAAGGAATCTGGACAAGGCTATAGCTACATCTAAGGACCAATATGATTTTGAG ATTAAATGGCACCCCTTTTTTCTCAATCCTAATGCCTCTACGGAAGGTGTTGATAAGAAAAGCTATTATGAGAATAAGTTTGGAGCTCGAGCTCAAGGGATCATAGCTCGAATGACTgag ATTTTTAGGGATCTTGGGTTGGAATACAACATGTCTGGACTCAC GGGAAGTACCCTCGATAGCCACAGGCTTATATATTTTGCTGGACAGCAGGATCTTGATAAGCAACATAAACTTTTGGAGGAACTGTTCCTTGGCTACTTCACACAGGGTAAATACATTGGTGACAG GGAATTTCTTGTTGAATCTGCTAAGAAAGTGGGTGTAGAAGGTGCTGCAGAGTTTCTTGAAGATCCCAATAATGGATTGAAGGAG GTCAAGGAGGACCTCGAGAAATACTCGTCACAGATTACGGGAGTTCCACATTATGTG ATTAATGGGAAGTATCAGCTGAGTGGTGGCCAGCCCCCTGAGGTTTTTCTGAGAGCTTTTCAAGCTGCAGCTAATTGA
- the LOC123198167 gene encoding uncharacterized protein YwbO-like isoform X2 — protein sequence MAQSVNSSNEKKIIKIDISSDSVCPWCFVGKRNLDKAIATSKDQYDFEIKWHPFFLNPNASTEGVDKKSYYENKFGARAQGIIARMTEIFRDLGLEYNMSGLTGSTLDSHRLIYFAGQQDLDKQHKLLEELFLGYFTQGKYIGDREFLVESAKKVGVEGAAEFLEDPNNGLKEVKEDLEKYSSQITGVPHYVINGKYQLSGGQPPEVFLRAFQAAAN from the exons ATGGCTCAGTCAGTTAATAGCAGCAATGAGAAGAAGATTATCAAAATCGATATAAGTTCAGACTCTGTATGCCCATGGTGCTTTGTAGGAAAAAGGAATCTGGACAAGGCTATAGCTACATCTAAGGACCAATATGATTTTGAG ATTAAATGGCACCCCTTTTTTCTCAATCCTAATGCCTCTACGGAAGGTGTTGATAAGAAAAGCTATTATGAGAATAAGTTTGGAGCTCGAGCTCAAGGGATCATAGCTCGAATGACTgag ATTTTTAGGGATCTTGGGTTGGAATACAACATGTCTGGACTCAC GGGAAGTACCCTCGATAGCCACAGGCTTATATATTTTGCTGGACAGCAGGATCTTGATAAGCAACATAAACTTTTGGAGGAACTGTTCCTTGGCTACTTCACACAGGGTAAATACATTGGTGACAG GGAATTTCTTGTTGAATCTGCTAAGAAAGTGGGTGTAGAAGGTGCTGCAGAGTTTCTTGAAGATCCCAATAATGGATTGAAGGAG GTCAAGGAGGACCTCGAGAAATACTCGTCACAGATTACGGGAGTTCCACATTATGTG ATTAATGGGAAGTATCAGCTGAGTGGTGGCCAGCCCCCTGAGGTTTTTCTGAGAGCTTTTCAAGCTGCAGCTAATTGA
- the LOC123198168 gene encoding E3 ubiquitin-protein ligase At3g02290-like — MGSVCCCLSVEDLEDYLNPNSSVNRNCICLSCFVQNFVHVYTSLFRQGEGHSVPSTIQGAASITSTASLDNSLSEMYRSPPRPMPYDADPRYFRLQRDGLVSRREKGSSQFHEESEPLRSDNDADSESLSIGDKWNDTTCEDGSKELHSKSSLKLSSTKETPGIGYFYYPSEEEDVCPTCLEEYTPENPKIVTKCSHHFHLGCIYEWMERSKYCPVCGKVMAFDETT, encoded by the exons ATGGGTTCTGTTTGTTGCTGTTTGAGTGTTGAGGATTTGGAGGACTATCTGAATCCAAACAGTTCTGTGAATAGGAATTGCATATGTCTTAGCTGCTTTGTCCAGAATTTTGTACATGTG TATACCTCATTATTCCGACAAGGAGAGGGGCATTCTGTACCTTCAACCATACAGGGGGCAGCATCAATAACTTCTACTGCTTCACTTGACAACTCTCTCTCTGAAATGTACCGTTCTCCTCCAAGGCCCATGCCTTATGATGCTGATCCCAGATATTTCCGCTTGCAGCGTGATGGTCTGGTGTCAAGACGTGAGAAGGGTTCAAGCCAATTCCATGAGGAGTCAGAACCTTTAAGAAGTGATAATGATGCAGATTCAGAGTCATTAAGCATTGGAGACAAGTGGAATGATACCACTTGTGAAGATGGATCAAAAGAACTCCATTCTAAATCATCACTTAAGCTTTCATCAACAAAAGAGACACCTGGAATTGGCTATTTTTATTATCCATCAGAAGAGGAGGATGTCTGTCCAACATGCCTCGaag AATATACACCAGAGAACCCCAAGATAGTGACAAAATGTTCTCACCATTTTCACCTTGGTTGTATTTATGAGTGGATGGAGAGAAGTAAATACTGCCCAGTCTGTGGCAAG GTGATGGCATTCGATGAAACGACTTGA